One part of the Fusobacterium pseudoperiodonticum genome encodes these proteins:
- the recO gene encoding DNA repair protein RecO, with amino-acid sequence MIFLRGKGIIISKKDVEEADRYIDIFMEDYGKVSTLIKGIRKSKKRDKTAVDILSLTDFQFYKKNDSLIISNFSTVKDYLAIKSDIDKINMAFYIFSILNQILVENGRNRKLYEVLEKTLDYLNSSDDIRKNYLLLLYFLYTVIKEEGISIEGDIDELQFEIPEQKKIDLDKTSRKILEYLFEDKLKIVINDENFELNSVKKAILVLENYINFNLDTNINAKKMLWGALLW; translated from the coding sequence ATGATATTTTTAAGAGGAAAAGGCATTATTATTTCTAAAAAAGATGTAGAAGAAGCCGATAGATATATTGATATATTTATGGAGGACTATGGAAAGGTTTCTACTCTTATAAAAGGTATTAGAAAAAGTAAAAAAAGAGATAAGACAGCTGTAGACATTCTATCTTTAACAGATTTTCAATTTTATAAAAAAAATGATAGTTTAATAATTTCTAATTTTTCAACAGTTAAAGATTATCTAGCTATTAAATCTGATATAGATAAAATAAATATGGCTTTCTATATCTTCTCTATATTAAATCAAATTTTAGTTGAAAATGGCAGAAATAGAAAATTATATGAAGTACTAGAAAAAACTCTAGACTATCTAAACAGTTCTGATGACATTAGAAAAAATTATCTTCTACTCCTATATTTTCTATACACAGTTATAAAAGAAGAAGGAATTTCAATAGAAGGTGATATCGATGAACTACAGTTTGAAATACCAGAGCAAAAGAAAATCGACTTAGATAAAACTAGCAGAAAGATATTGGAATATCTTTTTGAAGATAAATTAAAAATTGTTATAAACGATGAAAATTTTGAACTTAATTCAGTGAAAAAAGCTATATTGGTATTAGAAAATTATATAAACTTTAATTTAGATACCAATATAAATGCTAAAAAAATGCTATGGGGGGCTTTATTATGGTAA
- a CDS encoding PTS sugar transporter subunit IIA has protein sequence MVNSIKITDYITEDLIDLDLKSKNRDEILVELSKLLEKSDNIIGEENDILKALVDREKLGSTGIGKGVAIPHAKTESAKELTVAFGVSREGIDFNSLDEEDVHLFFVFASPNKDSHIYLKVLARISRLIREEDFREALFNCKTAKEIIECIKEKEE, from the coding sequence ATGGTAAATTCTATAAAAATAACTGACTATATTACTGAAGATTTAATAGATTTAGATCTAAAATCAAAGAATAGAGATGAGATTTTAGTAGAGTTATCAAAATTATTAGAAAAATCAGACAATATCATAGGTGAAGAAAATGATATTCTTAAGGCTTTAGTTGACAGAGAGAAACTAGGAAGTACAGGAATAGGTAAAGGTGTAGCCATTCCTCATGCTAAGACTGAAAGTGCTAAAGAACTTACTGTTGCTTTTGGAGTTAGTAGGGAAGGAATTGACTTTAATTCTTTGGATGAAGAAGACGTACATCTATTTTTTGTATTTGCTTCTCCTAATAAGGATAGTCACATATATTTAAAGGTTTTGGCTAGAATTTCAAGACTTATAAGAGAAGAAGATTTTAGAGAAGCTTTATTTAACTGTAAAACAGCAAAAGAAATCATAGAATGTATAAAAGAGAAAGAAGAATAG
- the nrdR gene encoding transcriptional regulator NrdR, with the protein MKCPFCSSEDTKVVDSRTTIDGSTKRRRECNNCLKRFSTYERFEESQIYVVKKDNRRVKYDREKLLRGLTFATVKRNVSREELEKIISDIERGLQNSLVSEISSKELGEKVLEKLRDLDQVAYVRFASVYKEFDDIKSFIEIVEQIKKD; encoded by the coding sequence ATGAAGTGTCCTTTTTGTAGTTCAGAAGATACAAAAGTAGTTGACAGCAGAACAACGATAGATGGCTCTACAAAGAGAAGAAGGGAATGTAATAATTGCCTTAAAAGATTTAGTACTTACGAAAGATTTGAAGAAAGTCAAATATATGTAGTAAAAAAAGATAATAGACGTGTTAAATACGATAGAGAAAAACTTTTGAGAGGTCTTACTTTTGCAACTGTAAAGAGAAATGTAAGCAGAGAAGAACTTGAAAAAATTATTTCTGATATAGAAAGAGGCTTACAAAACTCTTTAGTTAGCGAAATCAGTAGTAAAGAATTGGGAGAAAAAGTTCTGGAAAAATTGAGAGATCTAGATCAAGTTGCCTATGTTAGATTTGCTTCTGTATATAAAGAATTTGATGATATTAAATCTTTTATAGAAATTGTTGAACAAATAAAAAAAGATTAA
- the fmt gene encoding methionyl-tRNA formyltransferase encodes MKIIFMGTPTFALPSLEKLNARYELLSVFTKIDKVNARGNKIIYSPIKDFALANNLKIYQPENFKDNALIDEIRAMEPDLIVVVAYGKILPKEVLDIPKYGVINLHSSLLPRFRGAAPINAAIIHGDSKSGVSIMYVEEELDAGPVILQKETEISDEDTFLTLHDRLKDMGADLLVEAIELIKDNKVEPKVQDKNLVTFVKPFKKEDCKIDWTKTSREIFNFVRGMNPVPTAFSMLDKSIIKIYETIIYDKTYENASCGEVVEYLKGKGPVVKTADASLIISSAKPENKKQISGVDLINGKFLKIGEKLC; translated from the coding sequence ATGAAAATTATTTTTATGGGTACACCTACATTTGCTCTTCCAAGTTTGGAGAAGTTAAATGCAAGGTATGAACTTTTATCAGTATTCACAAAAATTGATAAAGTCAATGCTAGAGGAAATAAAATAATCTATTCACCAATAAAAGATTTTGCCCTGGCTAATAATTTAAAAATTTATCAACCTGAAAATTTTAAAGATAATGCTTTAATAGATGAAATCAGAGCTATGGAGCCTGATTTAATAGTTGTTGTAGCCTATGGAAAAATTTTACCTAAAGAAGTTTTAGATATTCCAAAATATGGAGTTATCAACTTACACTCTTCTCTATTACCTAGATTTAGAGGAGCTGCTCCTATCAATGCTGCAATAATACATGGAGATAGTAAAAGTGGAGTATCTATAATGTATGTTGAGGAAGAATTAGATGCTGGTCCCGTTATACTTCAAAAAGAAACAGAAATTTCAGATGAGGATACTTTCTTAACTCTACATGATAGACTGAAAGATATGGGAGCTGATCTATTAGTTGAGGCTATTGAACTTATAAAAGATAATAAAGTTGAGCCTAAAGTTCAAGATAAGAATTTAGTTACTTTTGTAAAACCTTTTAAAAAGGAAGATTGCAAAATAGATTGGACTAAAACAAGTAGAGAAATCTTTAACTTTGTAAGAGGAATGAACCCTGTTCCAACTGCTTTTTCTATGCTTGATAAGTCAATTATAAAGATATATGAAACAATAATCTATGATAAGACTTATGAAAATGCAAGTTGTGGAGAAGTTGTTGAATATCTAAAAGGTAAGGGGCCTGTTGTAAAAACAGCTGATGCTAGCCTTATTATAAGTTCTGCTAAACCAGAAAATAAAAAACAAATATCTGGAGTAGACTTAATAAATGGAAAATTTTTAAAAATAGGTGAGAAACTATGTTAA
- a CDS encoding bifunctional 5,10-methylenetetrahydrofolate dehydrogenase/5,10-methenyltetrahydrofolate cyclohydrolase codes for MLMDGKNLAKDIKIKLKKEIDDIKRIYGVTPAVASILVGDDPASQVYVNSQIKSYQDLGIAVHKYSFSKEISEAYLLNLIDKLNKDTEVDGIMINLPLPPQINATKVLNRIKLIKDVDGFKAENLGLLFQNSEDFISPSTPAGIMALIEGYNIDLEGKDVVVVGRSNIVGKPVAALVLNNHGTVTICNSHTKNLAEKTKNADVLISAVGKPKFITEDMVKEGAVVIDVGINRVNGKLEGDVDFENVQKKTSYITPVPGGVGALTVAMLLSNILKSFKANRGII; via the coding sequence ATGTTAATGGATGGAAAAAATTTAGCTAAGGATATTAAAATAAAGCTAAAAAAAGAAATAGATGATATTAAGAGAATTTATGGTGTTACTCCAGCTGTTGCTTCTATCTTAGTTGGAGATGACCCTGCTTCTCAAGTCTATGTTAATTCACAAATAAAATCATATCAAGATTTAGGGATAGCAGTTCATAAATACTCTTTTAGTAAAGAAATATCTGAGGCTTATCTTTTAAACTTAATTGATAAATTAAATAAAGATACTGAGGTTGATGGTATAATGATAAACTTACCTCTACCTCCTCAAATAAATGCTACAAAAGTATTAAATAGAATTAAATTAATAAAAGATGTTGATGGTTTTAAGGCTGAAAATCTAGGTTTATTATTCCAAAACAGTGAAGACTTTATTTCTCCTTCAACTCCAGCAGGTATAATGGCCTTAATAGAAGGTTATAACATTGATTTAGAAGGTAAAGATGTAGTTGTTGTTGGAAGAAGTAATATCGTTGGGAAACCTGTTGCTGCCTTAGTTTTAAATAATCATGGAACTGTTACTATTTGTAATAGTCACACTAAAAATTTAGCAGAGAAAACTAAAAATGCTGATGTCTTGATTTCAGCTGTAGGAAAACCTAAATTTATCACAGAGGATATGGTAAAAGAAGGGGCTGTAGTTATTGATGTAGGTATAAATAGAGTTAATGGAAAATTAGAGGGAGATGTCGACTTTGAGAATGTTCAAAAGAAAACATCATATATTACTCCTGTGCCAGGTGGAGTTGGAGCTTTAACTGTGGCAATGTTGCTTTCAAATATATTAAAATCATTTAAAGCAAACAGAGGAATTATTTAA
- a CDS encoding ACT domain-containing protein — protein MAAKSKDKDNKEFYIVDKRILPKSIQNVIKVNDLILKTKMSKYSAIKKVGISRSTYYKYKDFIKPFYEGGEDKVYSLHLSLKDRVGILSDVLDVIAKEKISILTVVQNMAVDGIAKSTILIKLTQSMLKKVDKIISKIGKVEGIADIRISGSN, from the coding sequence GTGGCTGCAAAATCAAAAGATAAGGACAATAAAGAATTTTATATTGTTGACAAGAGAATTTTACCTAAATCTATTCAAAATGTAATAAAGGTTAATGATTTAATATTAAAGACTAAAATGTCTAAATACAGTGCTATAAAGAAGGTTGGAATAAGTAGAAGTACTTATTATAAATATAAAGACTTCATAAAACCATTTTATGAAGGTGGAGAAGATAAAGTTTACAGCTTACATCTATCATTAAAAGATAGAGTTGGAATTTTATCTGATGTTTTAGATGTAATTGCTAAAGAGAAAATAAGTATACTAACAGTAGTTCAAAATATGGCAGTTGATGGAATAGCAAAATCAACTATACTTATTAAACTAACTCAAAGTATGTTAAAGAAAGTTGATAAAATTATATCTAAAATTGGTAAAGTAGAAGGTATTGCAGATATTAGAATATCAGGAAGTAATTAA
- a CDS encoding hemolysin family protein has translation MDTYLNVLILVILILLSGFFSASETALSAYRSNYLEKLDEEKYPKRYAVMKKWLKDPNSMLTGIVIGNNVVNILASSLATVVIVNYFGNKGSSVALATAIMTILILIFGEISPKLMARNNSAKIAEGVSVIIYVLSIIFTPFVYCLIFISRFVGRILGVNMESPQLLITEEDIISYVNVGNAEGIIEEDEKEMIHSIVTLGETSAKEVMTPRTSMFALEGEKTINEIWDEITENGFSRIPVYEETIDNIIGILYVKDLMEHVKNNELDIPIKQFVRSAYFVPETKSIIEILKEFRTLKVHIAMVLDEYGGVVGLVTIEDLIEEIVGEIRDEYDDEEDSFFKKIADNEYEVDAMTDIETINKELELELPISEDYESLGGLIVTTTGKICEVGDEVQIDNIYLKVLEVDKMRVSKVFIKILEEENKEEE, from the coding sequence TTGGACACGTATCTTAATGTGTTAATATTGGTAATTTTAATTTTATTGTCAGGATTTTTTTCAGCATCGGAGACTGCATTGTCAGCTTACAGATCTAATTATTTAGAAAAGTTAGATGAAGAAAAATATCCTAAAAGATATGCGGTAATGAAAAAATGGTTAAAGGATCCTAATTCTATGTTGACAGGGATAGTTATAGGAAATAATGTGGTTAATATCTTAGCTTCATCTTTAGCTACTGTTGTCATAGTAAATTATTTTGGAAATAAAGGTTCTTCTGTAGCTTTAGCTACAGCTATAATGACTATATTGATCTTAATTTTTGGAGAAATAAGTCCTAAGCTTATGGCGAGAAATAATAGTGCTAAGATAGCTGAAGGAGTTTCAGTTATTATATATGTTCTTTCTATTATATTCACTCCTTTTGTCTACTGTTTGATATTTATATCAAGATTTGTAGGTAGAATCTTAGGGGTTAATATGGAAAGTCCTCAACTTCTGATAACAGAAGAAGATATTATTTCTTATGTCAATGTTGGTAATGCTGAAGGTATCATTGAAGAAGATGAAAAAGAAATGATACATTCTATAGTTACTCTAGGTGAAACAAGTGCTAAAGAAGTAATGACACCTAGAACTTCAATGTTTGCACTTGAAGGTGAAAAAACAATAAATGAAATATGGGATGAAATAACTGAAAATGGTTTTTCAAGAATACCAGTTTATGAAGAAACTATAGATAACATCATTGGAATACTTTATGTAAAAGATTTAATGGAACATGTTAAAAATAATGAATTAGACATTCCTATTAAGCAATTTGTAAGATCGGCATATTTTGTTCCTGAAACAAAATCTATAATAGAAATTTTAAAAGAATTTAGAACTTTAAAAGTTCATATTGCTATGGTTTTAGATGAATATGGTGGAGTTGTTGGACTTGTTACCATAGAAGATTTAATAGAAGAAATTGTTGGTGAAATTAGAGATGAATATGATGATGAAGAGGATAGTTTCTTTAAGAAAATAGCAGACAATGAATATGAAGTTGATGCTATGACAGATATAGAAACAATAAATAAAGAACTAGAATTGGAATTACCTATTTCAGAAGATTATGAAAGTCTAGGAGGACTTATAGTTACAACTACTGGAAAAATTTGTGAAGTTGGAGATGAAGTCCAAATAGATAATATTTATTTAAAAGTTTTAGAAGTAGATAAAATGAGAGTTTCTAAAGTCTTTATAAAGATTTTAGAAGAAGAAAATAAAGAGGAAGAATGA
- a CDS encoding DUF502 domain-containing protein, whose amino-acid sequence MRLKKNFYTGLLMILPIVITYYIFNWLFNLAFRIINNTIIIKILKRLVDFGFGEKADTFYMQVSVYIAAFLIIFLSITILGYMTKVVFFSKIIRRAIDILERIPIIKTVYSTSKQIIGIVYSDNGESVYKKVVAVEFPRKGLYAIGFLTADKNTALKEILPDKEIVNVFIPTAPNPTSGFLLCLPKEEVYYLNMSVEWAFKLIVSGGYITEDVVKHNEQKVEQKTEENN is encoded by the coding sequence ATGAGATTAAAAAAGAATTTTTACACTGGTTTACTTATGATATTACCCATTGTAATAACATATTATATATTTAATTGGCTTTTCAATCTAGCATTTAGGATCATAAATAATACTATAATTATAAAAATTCTAAAAAGATTGGTTGATTTTGGTTTTGGAGAGAAAGCAGATACTTTCTATATGCAAGTATCAGTATATATAGCTGCTTTCTTAATAATATTTTTGTCTATAACTATTCTTGGTTATATGACAAAAGTAGTTTTTTTCTCAAAAATCATAAGAAGAGCAATAGATATATTAGAAAGAATTCCAATTATAAAAACTGTGTACTCAACATCTAAGCAAATTATAGGTATTGTATATTCAGACAATGGAGAAAGTGTATATAAAAAAGTAGTAGCTGTGGAATTTCCAAGAAAAGGACTCTATGCCATAGGTTTCCTAACTGCTGATAAAAATACAGCTTTAAAAGAAATCTTGCCAGATAAGGAAATAGTAAATGTCTTTATTCCAACAGCACCTAACCCAACTTCAGGTTTCTTATTGTGTCTTCCTAAAGAGGAAGTATATTATTTGAATATGTCAGTTGAATGGGCATTTAAACTTATAGTTTCAGGTGGTTATATTACAGAAGATGTAGTTAAACATAATGAGCAAAAAGTAGAACAGAAAACAGAAGAGAATAACTAA
- a CDS encoding tetratricopeptide repeat protein, protein MKKMMTIVILSFLFLACFNSQKEKNYNFIKGLNEYQKNDKVSALENYKKAYEMDKNNIVLLNEIAYLYVDLGNYEEAEVYYKKALEIKPNDENSLKNLLQLLYFQDKRMEMKKYIPFIIDKNSFTYNLSNFRVAILENDEMEVEKSLLRISSNDKFLEEYNESFYTELASVAGLSKNTIKYSNIIFEKAYKKYANKNIVDTYSNFLIEIKEYRKAEDILMKYIVNNENNLDEYALLKTLYTKENNKEKLENLKKILKNKI, encoded by the coding sequence ATGAAAAAGATGATGACAATAGTTATATTAAGTTTTTTATTTTTAGCTTGTTTTAACAGTCAGAAAGAAAAAAATTATAATTTTATTAAAGGTTTAAATGAATATCAGAAGAATGATAAAGTTTCTGCCTTAGAAAATTATAAAAAAGCCTATGAAATGGATAAAAATAACATTGTTTTACTCAATGAAATAGCTTACCTGTATGTTGATTTAGGAAATTATGAAGAAGCTGAAGTTTATTATAAAAAGGCTTTAGAAATAAAACCTAATGATGAAAATTCTTTAAAGAATTTACTACAATTACTATATTTTCAAGATAAGAGAATGGAAATGAAAAAATATATTCCTTTTATTATTGATAAAAATAGCTTCACCTATAATCTTAGTAATTTTAGAGTGGCAATTTTAGAAAATGATGAAATGGAAGTAGAAAAATCTTTATTGAGGATAAGTTCAAATGATAAATTTTTAGAGGAGTATAACGAAAGTTTTTATACAGAATTAGCTAGTGTTGCTGGTCTTTCAAAAAATACAATAAAGTATTCTAATATTATTTTTGAAAAAGCATATAAAAAATATGCAAATAAAAATATAGTAGATACATATTCTAATTTCTTAATAGAGATAAAAGAATATAGAAAAGCAGAAGATATTTTAATGAAATATATTGTTAATAATGAAAATAATTTAGATGAGTATGCACTTTTAAAAACATTGTATACAAAAGAAAATAATAAAGAAAAATTAGAAAATTTAAAAAAGATTTTAAAAAATAAAATATAA
- a CDS encoding adenine phosphoribosyltransferase produces MNLKDYVASIENYPKEGIIFRDITPLMNNGEAYKYATEKIVEFARQHNIDIVVGPEARGFIFGCPVSYALGVGFAPVRKPGKLPREVVEHAYDLEYGSNKLCLHKDAIKPGQKVLVVDDLLATGGTVEATIKLVEELGGVVAGLAFLIELVDLKGRDKLNNYPMITLMQY; encoded by the coding sequence ATGAATTTAAAAGATTATGTAGCATCAATAGAAAATTATCCAAAAGAAGGTATAATATTTAGAGATATTACACCTCTTATGAATAATGGAGAAGCATATAAATATGCAACTGAAAAAATTGTTGAATTTGCAAGACAACATAATATAGATATAGTTGTTGGTCCTGAAGCAAGAGGATTTATATTCGGTTGTCCTGTATCATATGCTTTAGGTGTAGGTTTTGCACCTGTTAGAAAACCAGGTAAATTACCTCGTGAAGTAGTTGAACATGCTTATGATTTAGAATATGGTTCAAACAAACTATGTTTACATAAAGATGCTATAAAACCTGGACAAAAAGTATTAGTCGTTGATGACTTACTTGCAACAGGTGGAACTGTAGAAGCAACAATAAAATTAGTTGAAGAATTAGGTGGAGTAGTAGCTGGTTTAGCGTTTTTAATAGAACTTGTAGACTTAAAAGGTAGGGACAAATTAAATAATTATCCTATGATTACATTAATGCAATATTAA
- a CDS encoding RelA/SpoT family protein encodes MNYWEQLLEKAKENHLNYDFDKLKLALAFAEESHQGQYRKSGDDYIIHPVEVAKILMDMKMDTDTVVAGLLHDVVEDTLIPIADIKYNFGDTVAVLVDGVTKLKALPNGTKNQAENIRKMILAMAENIRVILIKLADRLHNMRTLKFMKPEKQQAISKETLDIYAPLAHRLGMAKIKSELEDLSFSYLHHEEYLEIKRLVENTKEERKDYIDNFIRTMKRTLVDLGLKAEVKGRFKHFYSIYKKMYQKGKEFDDIYDLMGVRVIVEDKAACYHILGIVHSQYTPVPGRFKDYIAVPKSNNYQSIHTTIVGPLGKFIEIQIRTKDMDDIAEEGIAAHWNYKENKKTSKDDNIYGWLRHIIEFQNESDSTEDFIEGVTGDIDRGTIFTFSPKGDIIELPVGATALDFAFMVHTQVGCKCVGAKVNGRMVTIDHKLKSGDKVEIITSKNSKGPSIDWLDIVITHGAKGKIRKFLKDENKETVSKLGKDNLEKEAVKIGMTLKEIESDPTLKKHMERNNISSMEEFYFYLGEKRSRLDILINKIKVNLEKERAASTLTIEEVLKKKEEKKKEGKNDFGIVIDGINNTLIRFAKCCTPLPGDEIGGFVTKLTGITVHRKDCPNFHAMVEKDPSREILVKWDENLIETKLNKYNFTFTIVLNDRPNILMEIVNLIGNHKINITSLNSYEVKKDGDKVMKVKISIEIKGKTEYDYLINNILKLKDVIAVER; translated from the coding sequence ATGAACTATTGGGAACAATTATTAGAAAAAGCAAAAGAAAATCACTTAAATTATGATTTTGATAAACTTAAATTAGCTTTAGCTTTCGCAGAAGAAAGTCACCAAGGACAATACAGAAAATCAGGTGATGATTATATCATTCACCCTGTTGAAGTTGCAAAAATTTTAATGGATATGAAAATGGATACTGACACAGTTGTAGCAGGTCTTTTGCATGATGTCGTAGAAGATACATTGATTCCAATAGCAGATATCAAATATAACTTTGGAGATACTGTTGCAGTCCTTGTAGATGGAGTTACTAAGTTAAAAGCATTGCCTAATGGTACAAAAAATCAAGCTGAAAATATAAGAAAAATGATTTTAGCAATGGCTGAAAATATAAGAGTTATCCTTATAAAATTAGCTGATAGACTTCATAATATGAGAACTTTAAAATTTATGAAGCCTGAGAAACAACAGGCTATATCAAAAGAAACTCTAGATATTTATGCTCCTCTTGCACATAGACTAGGTATGGCAAAAATTAAATCTGAGCTTGAGGACTTAAGTTTCAGTTATTTACACCATGAAGAATATCTAGAAATTAAAAGATTAGTTGAAAATACAAAAGAAGAAAGAAAAGACTATATAGATAATTTCATTAGAACTATGAAAAGAACTCTAGTTGATTTAGGACTTAAAGCTGAAGTTAAAGGAAGATTTAAACATTTTTATAGTATCTATAAAAAGATGTATCAAAAAGGTAAAGAATTTGATGATATCTATGACTTAATGGGAGTTAGGGTAATAGTTGAAGACAAGGCAGCCTGTTATCATATCCTAGGTATAGTACATAGTCAATACACTCCTGTTCCGGGAAGATTTAAAGACTACATAGCTGTGCCTAAATCAAATAACTATCAATCTATCCATACAACTATAGTTGGACCTTTAGGAAAATTTATTGAAATTCAAATTAGAACTAAGGACATGGATGATATAGCTGAAGAGGGTATCGCTGCTCACTGGAACTATAAAGAGAATAAAAAGACTTCTAAAGATGATAATATCTATGGTTGGTTAAGACATATCATAGAATTCCAAAACGAATCTGATTCAACTGAAGACTTCATTGAAGGAGTTACAGGAGATATAGATAGAGGTACTATCTTTACTTTCTCACCTAAAGGAGATATTATAGAATTACCTGTTGGGGCTACTGCCTTAGACTTTGCTTTTATGGTTCACACTCAAGTTGGATGCAAGTGTGTAGGAGCTAAAGTAAATGGTAGAATGGTTACTATTGACCATAAATTAAAAAGTGGGGACAAGGTAGAGATTATAACTTCTAAAAACTCAAAAGGACCAAGTATTGATTGGCTAGATATAGTTATCACTCATGGTGCTAAGGGAAAAATTAGAAAATTCTTAAAAGATGAAAATAAAGAAACAGTTTCAAAACTAGGTAAAGATAATCTAGAAAAAGAAGCTGTTAAAATAGGAATGACTTTAAAAGAAATTGAAAGTGATCCAACTCTTAAAAAACATATGGAAAGAAATAATATTTCTAGTATGGAAGAATTTTATTTCTATCTTGGTGAAAAGAGAAGTAGGCTTGATATTTTAATCAATAAAATAAAAGTTAACTTAGAAAAAGAAAGAGCTGCATCGACTTTAACTATTGAAGAAGTTCTAAAGAAAAAAGAAGAGAAAAAGAAAGAAGGAAAGAATGACTTTGGTATAGTTATAGATGGAATAAACAACACTCTTATTAGATTTGCAAAATGTTGTACTCCTTTACCTGGAGATGAAATAGGAGGTTTTGTTACAAAACTTACAGGTATAACTGTCCATAGAAAAGACTGTCCTAACTTTCATGCTATGGTAGAAAAAGATCCTAGTAGAGAAATCTTAGTTAAATGGGATGAAAACCTGATAGAAACTAAGTTGAATAAATACAACTTTACTTTCACTATAGTGTTAAATGATAGACCAAATATATTGATGGAAATTGTAAATTTAATTGGAAACCATAAAATCAATATCACATCTTTAAATTCATATGAAGTTAAAAAAGATGGTGATAAGGTAATGAAGGTTAAAATATCAATAGAAATTAAAGGAAAGACAGAATATGACTATCTAATCAACAATATTTTAAAATTAAAAGATGTCATAGCTGTTGAACGTTAA